Proteins from a genomic interval of Micromonospora sp. NBC_00389:
- a CDS encoding ATP-binding protein, whose amino-acid sequence MTPDHDRSRSPAGRTGLPDLLRGHRRTAGLTQAELASRAGVGVRTVRDLERGRSVRPQRTTVELLAAALDLTGATRAMFLAAARSTASGEPPQSDVTPVALAITGSTASTAEPAGSGPQVALPPPVALIGRDRDVTELAGMLTAERGPRLVSLVGLAGVGKTALALSVAHAAAGAHSGGVAGVLVGEGSDGPDVLAASMAVLGAARLPELVARLAGRPALLVMDAVERAPGPVAETLHRLTGVLPSLRVLVAGRHPVGLPGERVWPVAPLDVPPPGAERRGPATLGSWPAVALFTARLAQVRREPPTADELPALAALVRRLGGLPLAIELMAARGRILDLTELLDRYGDRVLDLATPADPAVHPGWDGPDATVRRSVGADDTGAVVAVTLRDAVETSYRLLASDERAALRRLAVFGNRWSVELAEEMLVDEADRDGAAAIDPVSLLDRLVELGLLSVRGTGPYRFRLLDAVRDFAAEQAAGGGELPSIRRRHAVVVARLVARTATDLVGSRLPEALHRLDEVTSDISSALAHAATDDPVTALRLAASLTRWWRFRGRDVAGRQWLRRLLADPRTVDADPVLRGWAALGVARLAAEHGAGADELPTARAALDAFRQAGDVSGELESRIVLGALLIGVGRRDEAREQAETVLRLAGRNGRIRDMAVAQNSLAWHEIRVADLAAAHRRLAAVDRLAAECGEQRLRALSWANRAEVVRLEGRYADAVDQGRRAVAALSELGDPRHRRRVLGTIGLALAQDGRGDEAAEVLTELRADAAELGVGVRSRPPAERAGPPRPRLHGAVPAGVGPKAAICALIEGNLALHRGDRELAAEWFAAAAEVGQDRRDAVEALVGLAASTADAAILDQLDRVCQESGIRLLPQESELLYALTATRGGPAER is encoded by the coding sequence ATGACTCCCGATCATGATCGGTCGCGGAGCCCGGCGGGCCGTACCGGGCTGCCGGACCTGCTCCGTGGGCACCGGCGTACCGCCGGCCTGACCCAGGCCGAGCTGGCGTCCCGGGCCGGCGTGGGCGTGCGGACGGTGCGTGACCTGGAGCGTGGTCGGTCGGTCCGGCCGCAGCGCACCACGGTTGAGCTGCTCGCCGCAGCGTTGGACCTGACCGGCGCCACCCGGGCGATGTTCCTGGCCGCGGCCCGCAGCACCGCCAGCGGTGAGCCACCCCAGTCGGATGTCACCCCGGTGGCGCTCGCGATCACCGGCAGCACCGCGTCGACTGCCGAGCCCGCCGGATCCGGCCCGCAGGTCGCCCTTCCACCGCCGGTCGCGCTGATCGGCCGCGACCGCGATGTCACGGAGTTGGCCGGGATGCTGACCGCGGAGCGTGGTCCCCGGCTGGTGAGCCTGGTCGGGCTGGCCGGGGTCGGCAAGACCGCGCTCGCGCTCTCCGTGGCGCACGCGGCAGCCGGTGCCCACTCGGGCGGCGTGGCCGGGGTGCTGGTCGGCGAGGGCTCGGACGGACCGGATGTGCTCGCCGCCTCGATGGCCGTGCTCGGCGCGGCCCGGCTGCCGGAACTCGTCGCCCGGCTCGCCGGCCGGCCGGCGTTGTTGGTGATGGACGCGGTGGAGCGCGCACCGGGCCCGGTGGCCGAGACGCTGCACCGGCTGACCGGCGTGCTGCCCTCGCTGCGGGTGTTGGTCGCCGGGCGGCATCCGGTCGGGCTGCCCGGCGAGCGGGTCTGGCCGGTGGCGCCACTCGACGTGCCGCCGCCGGGCGCCGAGCGGCGTGGGCCGGCCACGCTCGGGTCGTGGCCGGCGGTCGCGCTGTTCACCGCCCGTCTGGCCCAGGTCCGTCGGGAGCCTCCCACCGCGGACGAACTGCCTGCTCTGGCCGCACTGGTCCGCCGGCTGGGCGGGCTGCCGCTGGCCATCGAGCTGATGGCCGCCCGGGGCAGGATCCTCGACCTCACCGAGCTGCTTGACCGGTACGGCGACCGGGTGCTCGACCTGGCGACCCCCGCCGACCCGGCGGTCCATCCCGGCTGGGACGGGCCCGACGCGACGGTCCGCCGCTCGGTCGGCGCGGACGACACCGGGGCAGTCGTGGCGGTGACCCTGCGGGACGCGGTGGAGACCAGCTACCGGCTGCTCGCGTCGGACGAGCGGGCCGCGCTGCGCAGGCTCGCCGTGTTCGGTAACCGCTGGTCGGTGGAGTTGGCCGAGGAGATGCTCGTCGACGAGGCCGACCGGGACGGCGCGGCGGCGATCGATCCCGTTTCGCTGTTGGACCGGCTCGTCGAACTCGGCCTGCTGAGCGTGCGCGGCACCGGGCCGTACCGGTTTCGGCTGCTTGACGCGGTACGCGACTTCGCCGCCGAGCAGGCGGCCGGCGGCGGCGAGCTGCCCTCCATCCGGCGTCGGCACGCGGTGGTGGTCGCTCGACTGGTGGCGCGGACCGCCACCGATCTGGTCGGTTCGCGGCTGCCCGAGGCGTTGCACCGGCTGGACGAGGTGACCAGCGACATCAGTTCGGCGCTGGCCCACGCCGCAACCGACGATCCGGTGACCGCGCTCCGTCTGGCGGCCTCCCTGACCCGCTGGTGGCGGTTTCGTGGCCGGGATGTCGCCGGCCGGCAGTGGCTGCGCCGGTTGTTGGCCGATCCGCGGACCGTCGACGCCGATCCCGTCCTGCGGGGCTGGGCCGCCCTCGGGGTGGCCCGGCTCGCTGCCGAGCACGGCGCGGGCGCCGACGAGCTGCCGACGGCGCGGGCCGCGTTGGACGCGTTCCGGCAGGCCGGCGACGTCAGTGGGGAGTTGGAGTCGCGGATCGTGCTGGGCGCGCTGCTGATCGGCGTTGGCCGGCGCGACGAGGCCCGCGAGCAGGCCGAGACGGTGCTCCGGCTGGCCGGCCGCAACGGCCGGATCCGGGACATGGCGGTGGCCCAGAACAGCCTCGCCTGGCACGAGATCCGGGTCGCCGACCTGGCTGCGGCGCACCGCCGGCTGGCCGCGGTGGACCGGCTCGCCGCCGAGTGCGGGGAACAGCGGCTGCGGGCGCTCTCCTGGGCCAACCGGGCCGAGGTCGTCCGCCTCGAGGGTCGGTACGCCGACGCGGTGGACCAGGGCCGACGGGCGGTGGCGGCGTTGTCCGAGCTGGGTGATCCGCGGCACCGCAGACGGGTGCTCGGCACGATCGGGTTGGCGCTCGCCCAGGACGGTCGCGGTGACGAGGCGGCCGAGGTGCTCACCGAGTTGCGCGCCGACGCCGCCGAGCTGGGAGTAGGCGTGCGGTCGCGGCCGCCAGCGGAGCGGGCCGGACCGCCGCGACCGCGTCTGCATGGTGCGGTGCCGGCCGGGGTCGGCCCGAAGGCGGCGATCTGTGCGTTGATCGAGGGAAACCTGGCGCTGCACCGGGGTGACCGGGAGTTGGCGGCCGAGTGGTTCGCCGCCGCCGCCGAGGTTGGTCAGGACCGGCGGGACGCGGTGGAGGCGCTGGTCGGGCTGGCCGCGAGCACTGCCGACGCGGCGATCCTCGACCAGCTCGACCGGGTCTGCCAGGAAAGTGGCATCCGCCTGCTGCCGCAGGAGTCGGAACTGCTCTACGCGCTGACCGCCACCCGGGGCGGGCCCGCCGAGCGGTAG
- a CDS encoding MarR family winged helix-turn-helix transcriptional regulator: MTNVFDDPRITAVGLLYEVHAGLSARFAAQLDEQGLSVVEFEVLTRLARSPGNQLRMSDLAAQTSLSTSGVTRVVDRMERDGLLTRRACPSDRRSSFAVVTAAGMRRLDETLPGHLRIIEQWFTGQLDPEALAALLDGLRRVRDAVHPGATAGSTEQEIAAVDGAAH; encoded by the coding sequence GTGACCAACGTCTTCGACGACCCCCGGATCACCGCCGTCGGCCTGCTCTACGAGGTGCATGCCGGTCTGTCGGCCCGGTTCGCTGCCCAACTCGACGAGCAGGGCCTCTCCGTGGTCGAGTTCGAGGTGCTCACCCGACTGGCCCGCTCACCGGGCAACCAACTGCGGATGTCGGACCTCGCCGCGCAGACCTCCCTGTCCACCAGCGGGGTGACCCGCGTGGTGGACCGGATGGAACGCGACGGGCTGCTCACCCGCCGGGCCTGCCCGTCCGACCGCCGCAGCTCGTTCGCCGTGGTAACCGCCGCTGGCATGCGGCGGCTGGATGAGACGCTGCCCGGGCACCTACGGATCATCGAGCAGTGGTTCACCGGGCAACTCGACCCCGAGGCTCTGGCGGCCCTGCTCGACGGCCTGCGCCGGGTCCGTGACGCCGTGCATCCGGGAGCCACCGCTGGCAGCACCGAGCAGGAGATCGCCGCCGTCGACGGCGCTGCCCACTGA
- a CDS encoding YceI family protein, translating into MTSSIDAVTRDWDGLTIPTPGTYALDVAHKRVGFVARHMMVSKVRGEFNEATATITVAEDPLQSSVAATIQGASIDTTQADRDAHLRSPEFLDVENFPTLEYRSTGVKSRRGNEFVLSGELTIKGVTRPVELEVEFEGVGRSPFGQDIFGFSASTEIDREEFGLTWNVALETGGVLVSKKIKIEIEGEAIRQA; encoded by the coding sequence ATGACCAGCAGCATCGATGCGGTTACCCGCGACTGGGACGGCCTCACCATCCCGACCCCCGGCACCTACGCGCTGGACGTCGCGCACAAGCGGGTCGGCTTCGTCGCTCGGCACATGATGGTCAGCAAGGTCCGTGGCGAGTTCAACGAGGCGACCGCCACCATCACCGTCGCCGAGGACCCGCTGCAGTCCTCGGTCGCTGCCACCATTCAGGGTGCCAGCATCGACACCACCCAGGCCGACCGGGACGCGCACCTGCGCAGCCCCGAGTTCCTGGATGTCGAGAACTTCCCGACCCTGGAGTACCGCAGCACCGGGGTCAAGTCCCGTCGTGGCAACGAGTTCGTGCTCTCCGGTGAGCTGACCATCAAGGGCGTCACCCGCCCGGTCGAGCTTGAGGTCGAGTTCGAGGGTGTCGGCCGCAGCCCGTTCGGCCAGGACATCTTCGGCTTCTCCGCGAGCACCGAGATCGACCGCGAGGAGTTCGGCCTGACCTGGAACGTCGCGCTGGAGACTGGCGGCGTGCTGGTCAGCAAGAAGATCAAGATCGAGATTGAGGGCGAGGCCATCCGCCAGGCCTGA
- a CDS encoding glutamate--cysteine ligase, giving the protein MGRDVSQGAFSREDRVRYRQKVRRCLDVFALMLDDFGFDADRPMTGLEIELNLVDSAAEPAMRNEEILADIADPLFQTELGQFNLELNAEPRLIEGTGFADYEHDLRGSLSRADERAAKSDAKIVLVGILPTLTEGHLVEDNLSTNERYRVLNDQIVGARGEDIELDIRGVEQLRTHTDSIAPEAACTSLQFHLQVAPDSFADYWNASQAIAGVQVAIGANSPFLYGRQLWAETRIALFEQATDTRPDELKAQGVRPRVWFGERWITSIFDLFEENVRYFPPLLPICEDEDPVEVLHAGGVPQLGELRLHNGTVYRWNRPVYDIMNGRPHLRVENRVLPAGPTVVDMLANAAFYFGLARGLAEAERPIWSQLTFSSAEENFHAAARRGLDAVLHWPRVGDVPVTKLVLEQLLPTAAAGLDGFGVAPAQRDRLLGIIEQRCRTGRNGAVWQTEAVWAAERHRGMDRPAALHHMVQRYAELQRGNEPVHTWPVD; this is encoded by the coding sequence ATGGGCAGGGACGTCTCGCAGGGCGCCTTCTCCCGGGAGGACCGCGTCCGCTACCGGCAGAAGGTCCGGCGCTGCCTAGACGTCTTCGCGCTGATGCTGGACGACTTCGGCTTCGACGCCGACCGGCCGATGACCGGGCTGGAGATCGAACTCAACCTGGTCGACTCGGCGGCCGAACCGGCGATGCGCAACGAGGAGATCCTCGCCGACATCGCCGACCCGCTCTTCCAGACCGAGCTGGGGCAGTTCAACCTGGAACTCAACGCCGAGCCCCGGCTGATCGAGGGCACCGGCTTCGCCGACTACGAACACGACCTGCGCGGCAGCCTCTCCCGGGCCGACGAGCGGGCGGCCAAGTCCGACGCGAAGATCGTCCTGGTCGGCATCCTGCCCACCCTCACCGAGGGGCACCTGGTCGAGGACAACCTCTCCACCAATGAGCGCTACCGGGTGCTCAACGACCAGATCGTCGGTGCCCGGGGCGAGGACATCGAGCTCGACATCCGCGGCGTCGAGCAGTTGCGGACGCACACCGACTCGATCGCCCCCGAGGCCGCCTGTACCAGTCTCCAGTTCCACCTCCAGGTGGCGCCGGACAGCTTCGCCGACTACTGGAACGCGTCGCAGGCCATCGCCGGGGTGCAGGTGGCGATCGGGGCGAACTCTCCCTTCCTGTACGGCCGGCAGCTCTGGGCCGAGACCCGGATCGCCCTCTTCGAGCAGGCCACCGACACCCGTCCGGACGAGCTCAAGGCACAGGGCGTACGCCCCCGGGTGTGGTTCGGAGAGCGGTGGATCACCTCGATTTTCGACCTGTTCGAGGAGAACGTCCGGTACTTCCCGCCGCTGCTGCCGATCTGCGAGGACGAGGACCCGGTGGAGGTGCTGCACGCCGGCGGTGTGCCCCAGCTCGGCGAACTGCGGCTGCACAACGGCACGGTCTACCGCTGGAACCGCCCGGTCTACGACATCATGAACGGCCGCCCGCACCTGCGGGTGGAGAACCGGGTGCTGCCGGCCGGCCCCACGGTGGTGGACATGCTGGCCAACGCGGCCTTCTACTTCGGGCTCGCCCGCGGCCTGGCCGAGGCGGAACGGCCGATCTGGAGCCAGCTCACCTTCAGCTCCGCCGAGGAGAACTTCCACGCCGCCGCCCGGCGCGGCCTGGACGCCGTGCTGCACTGGCCCCGGGTCGGCGATGTGCCGGTCACCAAGCTGGTGCTGGAGCAGTTGCTGCCCACCGCCGCAGCCGGCCTGGACGGGTTCGGTGTCGCCCCGGCGCAGCGCGACCGGCTGCTCGGCATCATCGAGCAGCGCTGCCGGACCGGCCGCAACGGTGCCGTCTGGCAGACCGAGGCGGTCTGGGCGGCGGAGCGGCACCGGGGCATGGACCGGCCCGCCGCGCTGCACCACATGGTCCAGCGCTACGCGGAACTCCAGCGCGGCAACGAGCCGGTGCACACCTGGCCGGTCGACTGA